The Budorcas taxicolor isolate Tak-1 chromosome 2, Takin1.1, whole genome shotgun sequence genome window below encodes:
- the ACHE gene encoding acetylcholinesterase yields MRPPWCPLHTPSLASPLLLLLFLLGGGAEAEGPEDPELLVMVRGGRLRGLRLMAPRGPVSAFLGIPFAEPPVGPRRFLPPEPKRPWPGVLNATAFQSVCYQYVDTLYPGFEGTEMWNPNRELSEDCLYLNVWTPYPRPSSPTPVLVWIYGGGFYSGASSLDVYDGRFLTQAEGTVLVSMNYRVGAFGFLALPGSREAPGNVGLLDQRLALQWVQENVAAFGGDPASVTLFGESAGAASVGMHLLSPPSRGLFHRAVLQSGAPNGPWATVGVGEARRRATLLARLVGCPPGGAGGNDTELVACLRARPAQDLVDHEWRVLPQESVFRFSFVPVVDGDFLSDTPEALINAGDFHGLQVLVGVVKDEGSYFLVYGAPGFSKDNESLISRAQFLAGVRVGVPQASDLAAEAVVLHYTDWLHPEDPARLREALSDVVGDHNVVCPVAQLAGRLAAQGARVYAYIFEHRASTLSWPLWMGVPHGYEIEFIFGLPLEPSLNYTIEERNFAQRLMRYWANFARTGDPNDPRDPKAPQWPPYTAGAQQYVSLNLRPLEVRRGLRAQACAFWNRFLPKLLSATDTLDEAERQWKAEFHRWSSYMVHWKNQFDHYSKQDRCSDL; encoded by the exons ATGAGGCCCCCGTGGTGTCCCCTGCACACGCCCTCCCTGGCTTCCccgctccttctcctcctcttccttctgggaggaggggcagaggccGAGGGCCCGGAGGACCCAGAGCTGCTGGTGATGGTGCGTGGGGGCCGGCTGCGGGGCCTCCGCCTAATGGCCCCCAGGGgccctgtctctgcttttctgggCATCCCCTTCGCAGAGCCACCTGTGGGCCCCCGTCGCTTTCTGCCACCGGAGCCCAAGCGGCCCTGGCCAGGGGTGCTGAATGCCACAGCCTTCCAAAGCGTCTGCTACCAGTATGTGGACACTCTGTACCCTGGCTTTGAGGGCACTGAGATGTGGAACCCCAACCGCGAGCTGAGTGAGGACTGCCTCTACCTCAACGTGTGGACACCGTACCCCCGGCCATCGTCCCCCACCCCTGTCCTCGTCTGGATCTATGGGGGTGGCTTCTACAGCGGGGCCTCCTCCCTGGACGTGTACGATGGCCGCTTCCTGACCCAGGCCGAGGGGACTGTGCTGGTGTCCATGAACTACCGGGTGGGCGCCTTTGGCTTCTTGGCACTGCCGGGGAGCAGGGAGGCCCCAGGCAATGTGGGGCTACTGGATCAGAGGCTGGCACTGCAGTGGGTGCAGGAGAATGTGGCAGCCTTCGGGGGGGACCCAGCGTCAGTGACTCTGTTCGGGGAAAGTGCAGGTGCCGCCTCCGTGGGCATGCACCTGCTGTCCCCACCCAGCCGGGGCCtgttccacagggctgtgctgcaGAGCGGGGCACCCAATGGGCCCTGGGCCACAGTGGGTGTAGGAGAGGCCCGCCGCAGGGCCACACTGCTGGCCCGCCTCGTGGGCTGTCCCCCGGGTGGGGCTGGTGGCAATGACACAGAGCTGGTGGCCTGCCTGCGGGCACGGCCAGCTCAGGACCTGGTGGACCATGAGTGGCGCGTGCTGCCTCAGGAAAGCGTCTTCCGCTTCTCCTTCGTGCCTGTGGTGGACGGAGACTTCCTCAGTGACACACCCGAGGCCCTCATCAATGCTGGAGACTTCCATGGCCTGCAG GTGCTGGTGGGTGTGGTGAAGGATGAGGGCTCCTATTTTCTGGTTTATGGggccccaggcttcagcaaagACAACGAGTCTCTCATCAGCCGGGCCCAGTTCCTGGCCGGGGTGCGGGTCGGGGTCCCCCAGGCAAGTGACCTGGCTGCCGAGGCTGTGGTCCTGCATTACACAGACTGGCTGCACCCTGAGGACCCAGCACGCCTGAGGGAGGCTTTGAGTGATGTGGTGGGCGACCACAACGTCGTGTGCCCCGTGGCCCAGCTGGCTGGGCGACTGGCCGCTCAGGGCGCTCGAGTCTATGCCTACATCTTTGAACACCGTGCATCCACGCTCTCCTGGCCCCTCTGGATGGGGGTCCCCCATGGCTACGAGATCGAGTTCATCTTCGGGCTCCCCCTGGAACCCTCGCTCAACTACACCATCGAGGAGAGAAACTTTGCCCAGCGACTGATGAGATACTGGGCCAACTTCGCCCGCACAGG AGACCCCAATGACCCCCGGGACCCCAAAGCCCCACAGTGGCCACCGTATACGGCGGGAGCACAGCAGTATGTGAGCCTGAATCTGCGGCCGCTAGAGGTGCGGCGAGGGCTGCGAGCCCAGGCCTGCGCTTTCTGGAATCGCTTCCTGCCCAAACTACTCAGCGCCACCG ACACGCTGGACGAGGCGGAGCGCCAGTGGAAGGCCGAGTTCCATCGCTGGAGCTCCTACATGGTGCACTGGAAGAACCAGTTTGACCATTACAGCAAGCAGGATCGCTGCTCAGACCTGTGA
- the SRRT gene encoding serrate RNA effector molecule homolog yields the protein MGDSDDEYDRRRRDKFRRERSDYDRSRERDERRRGDDWNDREWDRGRERRSRGEYRDYDRNRRERFSPPRHELSPPQKRMRRDWDEHSSDPYHSGYEMPYAGGGGGPAYGPPQPWGHPDVHIVQHPVLPIQARLGSIAEIDLGVPPPVMKTFKEFLLSLDDAVDETEAVKRYNDYKLDFRRQQMQDFFLAHKDEEWFRSKYHPDEVGKRRQEARGALQNRLRVFLSLMEGGWFDNLLLDIDRADAIVKMLDAAVIKMEGGTENDLRILEQEEEEEQAGKPGEPSKKEEGRVGPGLGDGERKANEKDDKKEDGKQAENDSSSDDKTKKSEGDGDKEEKKEDSEKEAKKSSKKRNRKHSGDDSFDEGSVSESESESESGQAEEEKEEADETLKEKEKPKEEEREKPKDAPGLECKPRPLHKTCSLFMRNIAPNISRAEIISLCKRYPGFMRVALSEPQPERRFFRRGWVTFDRSVNIKEICWNLQNIRLRECELSPGVNRDLTRRVRNINGITQHKQIVRNDIKLAAKLVHTLDDRTQLWAPEPGTPALPASLPSQNPILKNITDYLIEEVSAEEEELLGSSGGAPPEEPPKEGNPAEINVERDEKLIKVLDKLLLYLRIVHSLDYYNTCEYPNEDEMPNRCGIIHVRGPMPPNRISHGEVLEWQKTFEEKLTPLLSVRESLSEEEAQKMGRKDPEQEVEKFVTSNTQELGKDKWLCPLSGKKFKGPEFVRKHIFNKHAEKIEEVKKEVAFFNNFLTDAKRPALPEIKPAQPPGPTQSLTPGLPYPHQTPQGLMPYGQPRPPILGYGAGAVRPAVPTGGPPYPHAPYGAGRGNYDAFRGQGGYPGKPRNRMVRGDPRAIVEYRDLDAPDDVDFF from the exons ATGGGTGACAGTGATGACGAGTATGATCGAAGGCGCAGGGACAAGTTTAGACGAGAGCGCAGCGACTACGACCGTTCCCGGGAGAGAGATGAAAGACGTCGAGGGGATGATTGGAATGACCG AGAGTGGGACCGTGGCCGGGAGCGCCGCAGTCGGGGCGAATATCGTGACTATGACCGGAATCGGCGGGAGCGTTTCTCCCCTCCCCGGCACGAGCTCAGCCCCCCGCAGAAGCGCATGCGGCGAGACTG GGATGAGCACAGCTCTGACCCATACCACAGTGGCTATGAGATGCCCTAtgctggggggggtgggggcccaGCTTATGGCCCCCCTCAGCCCTGGGGCCACCCAGACGTCCACATCGTGCAGCACCCTGTTCTGCCTATCCAGGCCAG GCTGGGCAGCATAGCAGAGATCGACTTGGGCGTGCCGCCCCCCGTTATGAAGACCTTCAAGGAGTTCCTCCTGTCCCTGGATGATGCTGTGGACGAGACCGAGGCGGTCAAGCGCTACAACGACTACAAGCTGGACTTCCGGAGGCAGCAGATGCAGGACTTCTTCCTGGCTCACAAGGATGAGGAGTG GTTTCGGTCTAAGTACCACCCAGATGAGGTGGGGAAGCGTCGGCAGGAGGCCCGAGGGGCCCTGCAAAACCGACTAAGGGTGTTCCTGTCTCTCATGGAGGGTGGCTGGTTTGATAATCTGCTGCTGGACATAGACAGAGCTGATGCCATTGTCAAGATGCTCGATGCAG CTGTGATTAAGATGGAAGGAGGCACAGAGAATGATCTGCGGAtcctggagcaggaggaggaggaggagcaggcaggAAAGCCTGGGGAGCCCAGCAAGAAAGAGGAAGGCCGGGTCGGACCAGGCCTGGGTGATGGAGAGCGCAAGGCCAATGAAAAGGATGACAAGAAAGAAGACGGCAAACAG GCTGAAAATGACAGTTCCAGTGATGACAAAACTAAGAAATCTGAAGGTGATGgggacaaagaagagaaaaaggaagactcTGAGAAAGAAGCCAAAAAG AGCAGCAAGAAGCGGAATAGGAAGCACAGTGGCGATGACAGCTTTGATGAAGGCAGTGTGTCCGAGTCAGAGTCAGAGTCTGAGAGTGGCCAGGccgaggaggagaaggaagaggctg ATGAAACACTCAAGGAAAAGGAGAAGCccaaggaagaagagagggagaagccTAAGGACGCTCCCGGGCTGGAATGCAAGCCCCGGCCCCTGCATAAGACGTGCTCTCTCTTCATGCGCAACATCGCGCCCAATATCTCCCGGGCTGAGATCATTTct CTTTGTAAACGATATCCAGGCTTTATGCGTGTGGCATTATCGGAGCCCCAGCCggagaggag GTTTTTCCGCCGTGGTTGGGTGACCTTTGACCGCAGCGTGAACATTAAGGAGATCTGTTGGAACCTGCAGAATATCCGA CTCCGGGAGTGTGAGCTGAGCCCTGGCGTGAACAGAGACCTCACTCGTCGTGTCCGCAACATCAATGGCATCACCCAGCACAAGCAGATCGTGCGCAACGACATCAAGCTGGCAGCCAAGCTGGTCCACACACTGGACGACAGGACCCAGCTCTGGGCCCCGGAGCCCGGGACTCCTGCCCTGCCAGCG AGTCTGCCCTCGCAGAACCCGATCTTGAAGAATATCACTGACTACCTGATTGAGGAGGTGAGCgctgaggaggaggagctgctggGGAGCAGTGGGGGGGCCCCTCCCGAGGAGCCTCCGAAGGAAGGGAACCCCGCGGAGATCAACGTGGAGCGGGATGAGAAGCTGATCAAG gttttggACAAACTCCTTCTCTATTTGCGCATCGTGCATTCCCTGGATTATTATAACACGTGCGAGTACCCCAACGAGGATGAAATGCCCAACCGTTGTGGCATCATCCACGTTCGGGGGCCCATGCCACCCAACCGCATCAGTCACGGGGAAG TCCTAGAGTGGCAGAAGACATTTGAGGAGAAACTGACTCCGCTGCTGAGTGTGCGAGAATCTCTCTCAGAGGAAGAGGCCCAGAAGATGGGTCGCAAAGACCCTGAACAGGAAGTGGAAAAGTTTGTGACCTCTAACACCCAGGAACTGGGCAAGGATAAGTGGCTATGCCCTCTCAGTGGCAAGAAGTTCAAG GGCCCCGAGTTTGTACGTAAACATATCTTCAATAAGCATGCAGAAAAGATTGAGGAAGTGAAGAAGGAGGTAGCCTTTTTTAACAACTTTCTCACTGATGCCAAGCGCCCTGCTCTGCCTGAGATCAAGCCGGCTCAGCCACCAGGCCCTACCCAGA GTCTGACCCCGGGACTTCCCTACCCACACCAGACTCCCCAGGGCCTGATGCCCTATGGTCAGCCCAGGCCCCCCATCTTGGGCTATGGAG CTGGTGCTGTTCGCCCTGCAGTCCCCACAGGAGGACCCCCATACCCCCATGCTCCCTATGGTGCTGGCCGAGGGAACTATGATGCCTTCCGAGGCCAGGGAGGTTACCCTGGGAAACCTCGAAATAG GATGGTCCGTGGAGACCCACGGGCCATTGTGGAATACCGTGACCTGGATGCTCCAGATGATGTGGACTTCTTTTGA
- the TRIP6 gene encoding thyroid receptor-interacting protein 6, which produces MSGPTWLPPKQPEPARAPQGRVLPRGASGPPPAHGSALQPHPRVNFCPLPSEQCYQTPGGPEDRGLAWVACHGAPQHSQGLPPDRGGLRPGSLDAEIDSLTSMLAELDGGRGHAPRRPDRQAYEPPEPPAYRSGSGPLRPNGGALPPPPLPGSPYGAPTPASYATASTPAGPAFPVQVKVAQPVRGCGPPRRGASQASGHSPGPHFPLPGRGEVWGAGYRSHREPGPGVKEEAPGVSGPAGARGGGYGSQVPLSQPPEEELERLTKKLVHDMNHPPSGEYFGRCGGCGEDVVGDGAGVVALDRVFHVGCFVCSTCRAQLRGQHFYAVERRAYCESCYVATLEKCSTCSQPILDRILRAMGKAYHPGCFTCVVCHRGLDGIPFTVDATSQIHCIEDFHRKFAPRCSVCGGAIMPEPGQEETVRIVALDRSFHIGCYKCEECGLLLSSEGECQGCYPLDGHILCKTCSAWRIQELSATVTTDC; this is translated from the exons ATGTCtgggcccacctggctccccccgAAGCAGCCGGAGCCTGCTCGAGCCCCTCAGGGGAGAGTGCTCCCCCGAGGGGCCTCGGGGCCACCCCCGGCCCACGGATCAG CgctccagccccacccccggGTCAATTTTTGCCCCCTCCCATCCGAGCAGTGTTACCAGACCCCCGGGGGACCAGAGGACCGGGGGCTGGCCTGGGTGGCGTGCCATGGAGCACCCCAGCACTCGCAG GGCCTCCCCCCAGACAGGGGGGGCTTGCGCCCGGGAAGTCTGGATGCTGAGATAGACTCCCTGACCAGCATGCTGGCTGAGTTGGACGGGGGTCGAGGTCACGCCCCGAGGCGACCTGACCGGCAG GCTTACGAGCCCCCTGAGCCCCCTGCCTACCGCTCAGGCTCAGGCCCCTTGAGGCCGAATGGAGGGGCGCTTCCTCCCCCGCCGCTCCCAGGGTCCCCCTACGGGGCCCCCACTCCGGCCTCCTATGCTACGGCCAGCACCCCCGCCGGCCCGGCCTTTCCTGTGCAAGTGAAAGTGGCACAACCCGTGAGAGGCTGCGGCCCTCCCAGGCGGGGGGCCTCTCAGGCCTCCGGGCACTCCCCGGGCCCCCACTTTCCTCTCCCAGGCCGAGGTGAAGTCTGGGGGGCTGGCTACAGGAGCCACCGCGAGCCAGGGCCGGGGGTTAAGGAGGAGGCCCCGGGGGTCTCCGGCCCTGCAGGCGCAAGAGGAGGCGGCTACGGGTCCCAG GTGCCCCTCAGCCAGCCTCCCGAGGAGGAGCTTGAGAGGCTGACCAAGAAGCTGGTACACGACATGAACCACCCGCCCAGTGGGGAGTACTTTG GCCGCTGTGGTGGCTGCGGAGAAGACGTGGTCGGGGATGGGGCCGGGGTCGTGGCCCTGGATCGCGTCTTCCACGTAGGCTGCTTTGTGTGTTCTACGTGCCGGGCCCAGCTCCGGGGCCAGCATTTCTACGCCGTGGAGAGGAGGGCTTATTGTGAGAGCTGCTATGTG GCCACCCTGGAGAAGTGCTCCACGTGCTCCCAGCCCATCCTGGACCGGATTCTGCGGGCTATGGGGAAGGCCTACCACCCAGGCTGCTTCACCTGTGTGGTGTGCCACCGTGGTCTCGACGGCATTCCTTTCACTGTGGATGCCACGAGCCAGATCCACTGCATCGAGGACTTCCACAG GAAGTTTGCCCCAAGATGCTCAGTATGTGGTGGGGCCATCATGCCTGAGCCAGGTCAGGAGGAGACCGTGCGAATCGTAGCTCTGGATCGCAGTTTTCACATTGGCTGTTACAAGTGTGAG GAGTGTGGGCTGCTGCTCTCCTCTGAGGGTGAGTGTCAGGGCTGCTACCCACTGGACGGGCACATCTTGTGTAAGACCTGCAGCGCCTGGAGGATCCAGGAGCTCTCAGCCACCGTCACCACCGactgctga
- the SLC12A9 gene encoding solute carrier family 12 member 9 encodes MASENSPLLAYRLLGEEGISFPANGAGGPGGAPARKLSTFLGVVVPTVLSMFSIVVFLRIGFVVGHAGLLQALAMLLVAYIILALTVLSVCAIATNGAVRGGGAYFMISRTLGPEVGGSIGLMFYLANVCGCAVSLLGLVEAILDVFGADASGSSGLRVLPQGYGWSLLYGSLLLGLVGGVCTLGAGLYARASFLTFLLVSGSLASVLVSFVAVGPRDIPLAPRPGPNGSSLPPQVGHFTGFNSSTLKANLDAGYAKDYTTGAMMTFASVFAVLFNGCTGIMAGANMSGELKDPSRAIPLGTIVAVAYTFFIYILLFFLSSFTCDRVLLQEDYGFFRAISLWPPLVLVGIYATSLSASMSSLIGASRILHALAQDDLFGVILAPAKVVSRGGNPWGAVLYSWGLVQLVLLAGKLNTLAAVVTVFYLVAYAAVDLSCLSLEWASAPNFRPTFNLFSWHTCLLGVASCLLMMFLISPGAAGGSLLLMGLLSALLTARGGPSSWGYVSQALLFHQVRKYLLRLDVRKDHVKFWRPQLLLLVGNPRGALPLLRLANQLKKGGLYVLGHVTLGDLDSLPSDPVQPQYGAWLSLVDRAQVKAFVDLTLSPSVRQGAQHLLRISGLGGMKPNTLVLGFYDDAAPQDHFLTDPAFSEPADGTQEAGAPALSTLFPPPRAPGSPRALSPQDYVATVADALKMNKNVVLARACGALPPERLSRGSGGTSQPHHVDVWPLNLLRPRGGPGYVDVCGLFLLQMATILGMVPAWHSARLRIFLCLGPREAPGAAEGRLRALLSQLRIRAEVREVVWGEGAASEEPEEEEEGDFVNGRRGDAEAEALACSANALVRAQQGRGRGGPGGPEEGDGEVGPATALTFLYLPRPPADSARYLRYLALLEILSRDLGPTLLIHGVTPVTCTDL; translated from the exons ATGGCCAGTGAGAACTCTCCTCTGCTGGCCTACCGgctcctgggggaggaggggatttCCTTCCCTGCCAATGGGGCCGGAGGTCCTGGAGGGGCACCGGCCCGGAAACTCTCCACCTTCCTGGGTGTGGTGGTGCCCACGGTCCTGTCCATGTTCAGTATAGTGGTTTTCTTGAGGATTG GGTTTGTGGTGGGTCATGCTGGTCTGCTTCAGGCTTTGGCCATGCTCCTGGTTGCCTACATCATCCTGGCCCTCACCGTGCTCTCCGTCTGTGCCATCGCCACCAACGGAGCTGTGCGAGGGGGCGGAGCCTACT TCATGATCAGTCGGACTCTGGGGCCTGAGGTTGGCGGCAGCATCGGCCTGATGTTCTACCTGGCTAATGTCTGTGGCTGCGCCGTCTCCCTGCTGGGGCTGGTGGAGGCCATACTTGACGTCTTCGGGGCTG ATGCCTCGGGGTCCAGTGGCCTCCGGGTTCTGCCCCAGGGCTACGGCTGGAGCCTCCTCTACGGTTCCCTGCTGCTGGGCCTGGTGGGCGGGGTCTGTACCCTGGGGGCCGGCCTCTACGCCCGGGCCTCCTTCCTCACATTCCTGCTGGTCTCCGGTTCCCTGGCCTCCGTGCTGGTCAGCTTTGTGGCTGTGGGGCCCAGGGACATCCCATTGGCCCCTCGGCCTGGCCCCAATGGCTCCTCCCTGCCGCCCCAGGTCGGCCACTTCACTGGCTTCAACAGCAGCACCCTGAAGGCTAATCTGGATG CTGGCTACGCCAAGGACTACACCACAGGGGCCATGATGACCTTCGCCAGCgtctttgctgttctttttaaCGGCTGCACAGGCATCATGGCTGGGGCCAACATGTCAG GGGAGCTGAAAGACCCCAGCCGGGCCATTCCTCTGGGCACGATCGTTGCTGTTGCCTATACTTTCTTCATCTACATcctgcttttcttcctctccagCTTCACGTGTGACAG GGTGCTGCTGCAAGAGGACTATGGCTTCTTCCGAGCCATCAGCCTGTGGCCCCCGCTGGTGCTGGTCGGGATCTACGCCACGTCGCTTTCCGCCTCCATGAGCTCCCTCATTGGCGCCTCCCGCATCCTGCACGCCCTGGCCCAGGACGACCTCTTCG GAGTGATCCTGGCGCCAGCCAAGGTGGTATCCCGAGGGGGGAACCCCTGGGGGGCTGTGCTGTATTCCTGGGGCCTCGTGCAG CTAGTGCTCCTGGCCGGAAAGCTGAACACGCTGGCCGCCGTGGTCACCGTCTTCTACTTGGTGGCCTACGCTGCCGTGGACTTGTCCTGCCTGAGCCTGGAATGGGCCTCTGCTCCCAACTTCCG ccccaccttcaACCTCTTCTCCTGGCACACCTGCTTGCTGGGGGTGGCGTCCTGCCTGCTCATGATGTTCCTCATCAGCCCCGGGGCCGCCGGCGGCTCCCTGCTCCTCATGGGCCTGCTTTCTGCCCTGCTCACAGCTCGAGGAGGGCCCAGCAGCTGGGGCTATGTCAGCCAGGCCCTGCTTTTCCACCAG GTGCGGAAGTACCTGCTCCGGCTGGATGTTCGGAAAGACCACGTGAAGTTCTGGCGgccgcagctgctgctcctggtGGGGAACCCCCGGGGTGCCCTGCCTCTGCTGCGACTGGCCAACCAGCTCAAGAAAGGGGGTCTCTATGTGCTGGGCCACGTCACCCTGGGAGACCTTG ACTCTCTGCCCTCGGACCCTGTGCAGCCGCAGTACGGGGCATGGCTGAGCCTGGTGGACCGGGCCCAAGTGAAGGCCTTTGTGGATCTCACCCTCTCGCCCTCCGTGCGCCAGGGGGCTCAGCACCTGCTGCGGATCTCCGGTCTTG GTGGCATGAAGCCCAACACACTGGTCCTGGGTTTCTACGACGATGCTGCACCCCAGGATCACTTCCTGACTGACCCGGCTTTCTCTGAGCCTGCGGATGGCACTCAggaggctggggccccggccctgagcaccctgtttccTCCACCCCGGGCTCCTGGGAGCCCCCGGGCTCTCAGTCCCCAGGACTACGTGGCCACCGTGGCAGATGCCCTGAAGATGAACAAGAACGTGGTCCTGGCCCGGGCCTGTGGGGCCCTGCCTCCCGAGCGGCTGAGCCGGGGGTCTGGGGGCACCTCCCAGCCGCACCACGTGGACGTGTGGCCCCTCAACCTGCTGCGGCCGCGGGGTGGGCCCGGCTACGTGGATGTGTGCGGCCTCTTCCTGCTGCAGATGGCGACCATCTTGGGCATGGTGCCTGCCTGGCACAGTGCCCGCCTCCGGATCTTCTTGTGCTTGGGGCCTCGGGAGGCCCCGGGGGCGGCCGAGGGGCGGCTGCGGGCACTGCTGAGCCAGTTGAGGATCCGAGCAGAGGTGCGGGAGGTGGTGTGGGGCGAGGGGGCTGCCTCAGAGGagccggaggaggaggaggaaggggacttTGTGAACGGCAGGCGGGGAGACGCTGAGGCAGAGGCCCTGGCATGCAGCGCCAACGCCCTGGTTCGGGCCCAGCAGGGGCGTGGTagaggagggcctggtgggcctgAGGAAGGGGATGGCGAGGTGGGGCCCGCCACTGCCCTCACCTTCTTGTACCTGCCGCGGCCGCCTGCTGATTCTGCCCGCTACCTGCGCTACCTGGCGCTTCTGGAAATTCTGAGCCGCGATCTGGGCCCCACGCTGCTCATTCACGGTGTCACTCCTGTTACTTGCACTGATCTCTGA
- the UFSP1 gene encoding inactive Ufm1-specific protease 1, with protein sequence MQAALEDMGDKPPGFRGSQSWIGCVEASLCLDHFGGPQGRLRHVTRGAGLQGELERLYSHFAGGGGPVMVGGDADAQSKALLGVCLGPGTEAYVLVLDPHCWGAPKNPSELQAAGWVGWQEVSTAFDPHSFYNLCMTSCNSEEQTWVLD encoded by the coding sequence ATGCAGGCGGCCCTGGAGGACATGGGCGACAAGCCCCCCGGGTTCCGGGGCTCTCAGAGCTGGATCGGCTGTGTAGAAGCCAGCCTCTGCCTGGACCACTTCGGGGGGCCCCAAGGGCGGCTGCGTCATGTTACCCGTGGAGCAGGGCTTCAGGGGGAACTGGAGAGGCTGTACTCCCACttcgcggggggcggggggcctgTAATGGTTGGCGGGGATGCAGATGCCCAGTCCAAGGCCTTGCTGGGAGTATGCCTGGGCCCAGGCACCGAAGCCTACGTCCTGGTGTTGGACCCTCACTGCTGGGGTGCTCCGAAGAACCCCAGCGAACTACAGGCTGCTGGTTGGGTGGGCTGGCAAGAGGTAAGCACAGCCTTTGACCCCCACTCCTTCTACAACCTGTGCATGACCAGCTGTAACTCCGAAGAGCAGACCTGGGTCCTGGACTGA